TACGGCACCATGCGCTCGGTGGCCCCGGCACTGGCCGACCAGTCCTGGGGCATGGTCGTCGCGGACGAGGCGCAGCACGTGAAGAACCCCTACTCGGCGACGGCGAAGGCGCTGCGCACGATCCCGACGCCCGCGCGCGTGGCCCTCACCGGCACCCCCGTCGAGAACAACCTCTCCGAGCTCTGGGCCCTGCTCGACTGGACGACACCGGGACTCCTCGGCCCCCTGAAGTCCTTCCGCGCCCGCCACGCGCGCGCGGTGGAGAACGGCGAGGACGACCAGGCGGTGGAGCGCCTCGCCCGCCTGGTGCGCCCCTTCCTCCTGCGCCGCAAGAAGTCAGACCCCGGCATCGTGCCCGAGCTGCCGCCCAAGACGGAGACCGACCACCCGGTCCCGCTCACCCGGGAACAGGCCGCGCTGTACGAGGCGGTGGTGCGGGAGTCCCTGCTGGCCATCGAGACGGCCGACGGCATCGCCCGGCGCGGCCTGGTGCTGAAGCTGCTGGGCGCGCTGAAGCAGATCTGCGACCACCCGGCCCTGTACCTCAAGGAGGAGACCGCCTCGGTCGGCGACGCCCTGGCCGCACGCTCCGGGAAACTCGCCCTCCTGGACGAGCTGCTGGACACCCTGCTCGCCGAGGACGGCTCGGCCCTCGTCTTCACGCAGTACGTCGGCATGGCCCGCCTGATCGCCGCCCACCTCACGGCCCGCGCGGTCCCGCTCGACCTCCTGCACGGCGGCACGCCGGTACCCGAGCGGGAGCGGATGGTGGACCGCTTCCAGAGCGGCGAGACCCCGGTCCTGGTCCTCTCCCTGAAGGCCGCCGGCACCGGCCTCAACCTCACGCGCGCGGGCCATGTCGTCCACTTCGACCGCTGGTGGAACCCGGCGGTCGAGGAACAGGCCACCGACCGCGCCTACCGCATCGGCCAGACCCAGCCGGTCCAGGTCCACCGCCTCATCACCGAGGGCACGGTCGAGGACCGCATCGCCGAGATGCTTCAGGCCAAGCGCGCCCTCGCCGACGCGATCCTCGGCTCCGGCGAGTCGGCCCTCACGGAACTGACGGACCGCGACCTGTCCGACCTGGTCAGGCTGCGGAGGGAGACGTGATGGGAGAGCCGGAGAAGGGCGAGATCGGGGCCGGGGCCGAGGTTTTCACGGCAGCGGCAGCGGCTGAGGCTGCGGCGCACCAGGAGCAGGGCATCAGGCCGGCCGACGAGGCCCGCCGTGCGCTGCGCGCGGCTCGGGAACGGCGGCAGGAACAGCAGGCGCGGGAGTCGTCACAGCACCCCGGAGACCCTGCCCCCCGGCCCGCCGACGCGGCCCGCGCGGCCCTGCGGCGCCCGCCGGCCCCGGCTCCCGCAGCGGCCCCCGCTCCCGAAGAGGGCACCTCGGCAGCCGACGCCGTCCCCGTCCCCGCAGCGGCCCCCGTTCCACCGGCGGATGCCGTCCCACCAGCCGACAAGCCGGGCACCCCGACCGCTCCGCCCGCCCCGACCGGCTCGCGCCCCGGGGACATCGCCCGCGAGGCCCTGCGCGCGGCACGCGCGCAAACGCGACAGGGCTCCGCCGAGACCGAGCCCAGGGAACAGGCGGGACGGGAGCCCGTACGCAGCGGCCCCCGCCCCCGCACCGATGCCCACCCCTCCGAAGCCCGGCGCCCCGGCCGTACACGTGACCACGTCGCCGATGAACGAGCCCGTGTCGTAAGGGAGTTGCTCGCGGACGCATTCCGGATGCCACCGGAGGAGACGCCCGAGCAGGAGCCCGAGCTCGCGCCGGAGACAGAGCCGGACCCCGGTCCGCAGATGGAGCCCGAGCCCGAGCCCGAGCCCGAGCCCGACCGGTACAACGCGCCCCCCACCCCCCGCTCCATGGCAGCCCCCTCCCGGGACGGCGACCACCGCCGCACCTTCCCCGCTCTCCCCGTTCTCCCTGCCCTCCCCGCTTTCCCCCCTCGCACCGGCGGAGCCTTCGCCGAGACCTGGTGGGGCAACGCCTGGGTCAGCGCGCTCGAAGAGGGTGCCCTGGACCCCAAGCGCCTGGTCCGCGGCCGGGGTTACGCCGAGCAGGGGCACGTGGACGCGATCACGGTCACCCCCGGGCTCGTCCTGGCGTACGTGCAGGGCAGCCGTCCCCGCCCGTACCGCGTGCAGGTGCGGCTGCGCACCCTCGGGGAGGAGGACTGGGAGCGTTTCCTGGACGCCGCCGTCGAGCGCCCCGGGCACATCGCCGCGCTGCTCGACAAGGAGATGCCCGAGTCCCTGGCCGACTGCGGGGTGCCGCTGCTGCCCGGTCCCGGCGACCTCGACCCGCACTGCAGTTGCCCCGACCACGGTCGCCCCTGCAAGCATGCCGCCGCCCTCTGCTACCAGACGGCGCGGCTGCTCGACGCCGACCCGTTCGTGCTGCTCCTGCTGCGCGGTCGCGGCGAACGCGAAGTGCTCGACGAGCTGTCCCGCCGTAACGCCACCCGTGCCGCCCGCGCCGCACAGGAGCAGCAACCGGAACCGCTGCCGGGCGTACGGGCCGTCGAAGCCCTCGCCGAACGTCGACTCCCGCCCCTCCCGGCCCCGTTGCCCGGGCCCCCGCACCCCGAGCAGCCCCCGGCGTACCCGTCCGCGCCGAACGGCCCCGACTCCTTCGCGCTGGACCACCTCGCGACCGACGCCGCCGCCCGCGCCCACGCCCTGCTGACCACCGGTCATGACGAGATCGGCGAACTGACCCTCTGGCAGGACGCCGTCCGTCTCGCCGCGTCCCGCCCCGGCTCCGGGCTCACCGCCACCACCCGCGCCCTGTACGCCTCGCTCGCGCTGGCCGCCGGCCGCACCCCGTCCGAGCTGGCGCGCGCGGTGGCCGCCTGGCGGCAGGGCGGGCCGGACGGACTCACCGTCCTGGAGGAGACCTGGGACCCGCCGGCCGGCCGCTTCGACCGGGCCCGCCCCCTCCTCCTGGCCGCCGACCTCCCCGCCTTCCGCCCCCGCCGCAACCACCTCACCCACCCGCGCGGCCACGTCCAGCTCCGCTTCGGCCGCGACGGCTTGTGGTACGCCTACGAGTCGGAACCGGGCCACGACGACTGGTGGCCACGCGGCACCCCCGACCCGGACCCGGTGGGCGCCCTCACCGGCCTCGGCGCCTCGGACGAGCTGTGAGCCCCGGAGCGATGCGCGGTGTGATCGCGGTGTGAGCCGCCGGAAGATACCGCACCGACGGGCCTCAGGAGCGGGATCTCCGGGAGGTCCCGGGCCGCGCGGGATGCCTCTGTACGATGCCTGACGCCGGAAAACGGCATGTGGAGGGAGTGTCGAGGATCTTCGCGCCACCGCCACAACGTGGGAGGGACTGCGCAGCGTTCCCACCCGACGCCGTGAGAAAACGTGAGATGTGAGAGCGTGAGTCGAGTGAGTGAGACGACTGCCGCACCCCTGCAATACCGCTTTGACGGTCCGGAAGACGCTCCGGTGCTGATCCTGGCTCCCTCACTGGGTACCACCTGGCACAGGTTGTAGAGACCGTCTTCGGGCGTCCACGTCAGTCCAGGGCGGGTGCGTAGTGGCAGGTCAGAGCATCGCTGTCCGGGGGAGTCGGCGTAGTTGGTGACAGACGTGTGACAGCGCCCGTGAGAGAGGCGTTCGACGGCAAGCCCCTGCAGACGCGGCCGGAGGGCGCTTCCGAGCGGGTGTGCTGCAGCTCCGGCGGTGGCACCGCACCCCCCGGGTTGTCCCCCAACGAGCACTTGACGCGAGGGCGTAGTGATGACACACGCGCCTGCGGTAGATGCGGCCGGGGCTCTTGGCGAGCAACAGGTCATAGCCTTCGCCTCTGCAAATTTGAACGCTTCTGGAGGTGTCTGAGGCGATGCCTGCCCCGCTTGATGTTCCGAATGACAGGCACGCTGGAGCAGAACTTCAAGAGCGTCCTGAGTCGTAACAAGGCCGGCGGGGTGGACTGGATCGCACGTACCGCCGTCTTCACCACCAAGATCCGCCAAGCCGTCGTATCCCAGAGCCGCTATCACATCGAAGGCTGAGCGCTCCAGCGATCCCCCCCGCCGACCGGTCTTGGTCCCAGCCTCGCGTATCTCGCACCTGCGCTCCCGTTGGAGACCAAACCGGCCGGTGGGCTTCCTCGGGTCGGCCACTTCAACAGGGGCCTGGAAGGTGTGAGAACGGTTGACTCGGTTGAGCCCTGCGGTCGTTGGGACGGAGTGGAAATGGAATGAGAATGGCTCGCGGAGCGACCTACGATCGTCTGTCATGGGTGTATACGTGAGCCGGGATCGGACGGATGCGGCGCCGAAGCGGGCGGCCGAGCCACAGGCCGAGTTCTTCGAGAGGGTCGCCGGCCCGTTCTGGGACCAGGTTCGGAATGTGATCAACGAATGGTGGTCGCGATTCCCTGACCAGGCTCAGCCCGGCCTGCTCAGCCGACTGCGGGACCGAAACTCCGACACGAACGTCTACTCTGCGCTGTGGGAGCTGTACCTGCACCAGATGTTGCTCGGTTCCGGTTGCAGCGTGGAGGTTGAGCGGCAGACGGGAACAGGTGGCTACAAGCCCGACTTCCTGGTTACTCGCGACAACGAGCAGTTCGTCGTCGAGGCGATCTGGAAGGCTCAGAAGCGCGACGCAGGGTCTTACCCGCTCCCACCGCAGTTGAGCGATGCCATCGATCGCTTGCCGAGTCCGAACTTCTTCGTATCGTGCGAACTGCACAGCGCCGGTACGGCAACGCCGCCGCAGAGACGATTGAAGTCCGGGCTGACGCGGTGGCTTGAAAGCTTGGACCCCGACCAGGTCATCGCAGACCACGAGCGCAAGGTGCCGCTTCCCAGTCACACTTGGCAAGAGGCTGGCTGGTGCCTCACGTTTCAAGCGATCCCCCGCAGCCCAGGCAAACGTGGCAATCCATCCAGCAGGACAATCGGCGTCTACCCCTCGGCATGGGCGGTCGAGGACGGGTCGGAGCGAGTGCTCCACGCCGTCACACACAAGGGCGGGAAGTATGGTGACCTGGAGCTGCCATTCATCGTGGCGCTAGGCCATGCAGCCGACTTCCCCGAAGATGAGGACATCGAGAGAGCGCTGTACGGGAGTACGGTTGAGTTCGCCTACGACAGCGGTTCGACCTTCAGCCGAAAGCCCGATGGTTACTGGACTGCCACCTACGACCATGCCCACAGCCGTGTCAGCGGCGTGCTCGTCGTGAACAACCCAGCACCTTGGACCTGGACGAAAAACACTCCCGTTCTCTGGCAAAGCCCGGACCCCGCCTCGCTTCCTGCCCCCATCTTCCCTACCTGGGCAACCGCGCAACTGGCTGGGATCCAGGTCAAGCGCCAGCCCGCGATTCGCTCCGTCCACACCGCTCTCGATCTGCCGGAACGCTGGCCGACCGGCGATGCCTTCCCCCGGAGTGCCCCGAGATGACGGCAGCGGCACCGTCGGTCTCGATAGCGGCACCCCGGTGAGATCACCTCATGTGCACGGCAGCGTTCGGTGGGGGCCTCTGCGTGGACTGGGGAGGCCGCTCGACCGGGTTCGGGGAGCATCCGTCGTACACGGGGCGGACGCCCTGATCGGTCGGCCGGCGCTGTGCCGCACCCGAACGTAATGGCCTGCCGCGGGCCGAAGGCTGGGAGGCGGATGTGGCTTGCGGGCGGGTTCTCGCCTGCCAGGCCCCGCTTTAGGCTGCAACCGCTCCGAAATCTGGCGATCTTTTGGAGGGTGCGCAGGATGAAACGAGCTCTCATGACCGCATCGGCGGCAGCAGCGTTGGTCGTGTCCGCGGGCAGCACCACTGCCTCCGCCCACAATGCCCCGCCGCGAACAACGCACGGTCCTTGCCAGTACACCCAGACCCCGGACGAGCCGGCGGCGCGGCCGGTTCCCCTGCCGCCCGACCCGCGGCACACCCTCAGTCATGGCGCGGTCGGTATGGCTGTCCGGACCAGCCAGGGCCCGCTCCCGCTGCGTCTGGACCGGGCGAAGGCGCCGTGCACGGTCCAGAGCTTCGTGCACCTGGCGCGGCACCGGTTCTTCGACCGTACGGTGTGCCATCGGCTGACGGCGTATCCGACGCTGAAGGTCCTGCAGTGTGGCGACCCGACCGGCACCGGCGAGGGTGGGCCGGGCTACGAGTACAAGGACGAGCTGCCGGTGGACCTGCCGCCGGCACCGAGCGATCCGACCGGCACCCGTCGCCTTTACGGGCGTGGTCTGCTGGCGATGGCCAACGCCGGGCCGAACACGAACGGTTCGCAGTTCTTCGTCGTCTACGGCGACTCCGCGCTGCGACCGAACTACACGGTGTTCGGCACGGTCGGTGCCGCGGGCCTGAAGACGCTCGACAAGGTCGCTGCTGGCGGAATCGAGCCAACTACGCAGGACCCGGAGCCTGTCGACGGCACGCCCGTGTTGAGGACCGAACTGCTCAGCGTCCGGCCGTCCTGCCGCCCCTGATGGACTGCGCTGCGGTCACCATGGGTCCAGCCACGTGTCTGGTCTCACGGTGATGTGAAGGAGCCGTTGCCGATGTCCGCACAGGTGACGTCGCCGATGCTGTCGTAGAAGGTGACGGACGACGGTTTCAACGTCACGCACGTCCGCAAAACCGTCGACGTCACCGAACGCCTCTGGAGGTGTCTGAGGCGATGCCTGCCCCGCCGATGGGCGAGTCCGGGCTCGGCGTCGCGAGTGAACAGGCTGCAGCCTGCCAGCGAGTCGGTGTGGCTGGGTTCCACCCCAGGAAAGGGCTGTCGGCCGTGACGCTCATAGGTAGGGCGGGTCATGCGGCTGTCCGTCAATGCCGGTCACGAGTGGCAACCTGGTCAGAACGGTATCCACCGATCCCCACACCGCTCGCGGTCCTGTTGACCGGCGGCAACCGCAACGATGTCACCCAGTTGCTGCCCCTGCTCGATGCGATTCCGCCGGTCCGCGGCCGGGTGGGCCGTCCGCGCCGCAAGCCCGACGCGCTGTTCGCCGACCTGGGCTACGACCACGCCACCTACCATGACCAGGTCCGCGACCGAGGCATCGTGCCCTCGATCACCGCGGGTGTGGTGGGCACCGGGCGGCCTCCTGGGCCAACTGCCCCTCCATGCCGTCGGCTACCACACCGACAGCGCCAGCGATCCAAGGCGGCGCACTGTCATGGACCGGGTAGTTTCCTCCTACACCCCCACCGTGCGCGCACTCCGCTACACCCGACGGCACCCTCCCGGGCCAAGGAGCCGCACTCAAGCCCTGATCGTCGCGATGCCCACCACCCCCGGACTTCCCGATCACGGTTGGCTAGACCACGTCGGCGCCGAGGTCGCCATGCTGGGCGACCGCCTACCCAACCACATGCTCCTTCGCGAACCCGCCCGGCCGACAGCAATCTCACCGACGCTCAACGTCCTCTACCGACCAAGGCCAACGTCCTAGAGTCCCTGCCCACATGCCAAATCGCACACTTCGCCTGCCATGGCGCGAGCGACCGCGCCGACCCGTCGAAGAGCCTGCTGCTGTTGCACGACCATGCCAGTGATCCGCTCACCGTGGCCAGCTTGGCCCCTGTCCGTCTCGACAACGTCCAACTGGCGCGCCTCTCGGCCTGCCACACGGCAGCAATCCATACCCCGAGCTCATCGACGAAGCCATCCATCTGACCGCCGCCTTCCAGCTCGCCGGATTCCCCCACGTCGTCGGCACCCTGTGGGAGATCGACGACCAGATCGCCGTCAATATCGCCGACGCCTTCTACACCAACCTCACGACCGATGAGGGCACCCTCGACGTCAGCCGAGCCGCCTACGCGCTGCACCAGTCTGTACGCGGGGTACGCGACGGCCACGACCTCTCCGGCCAATACGACCGGACCCAGACCCCCTTCCTGTGGGCCGCCTACCTCCACGTTGGAGCCTGACTTGGAACTGGACTAGACAGGTCCCACTGTCCAAGTCAGATTAAGCTCCTGCCGGTGTAGACGATCCTGACCATTACGGTCGCCGTCATGTGGGGCGCCGGCTAGGGCTTGCTCACTCACGCTGGGCCTGCTGGCGTGCCGGATCGGCCAGCTCTCCGAGCAGATCCGGGAGCGTGGACACTCGTCTGATCCGGCTCGTCAAGTGTCATGCCCCGCAGCTGCTCGACGTGGTGGGGATCGGTCCGGA
The Streptomyces sp. NBC_01485 genome window above contains:
- a CDS encoding peptidylprolyl isomerase yields the protein MAVRTSQGPLPLRLDRAKAPCTVQSFVHLARHRFFDRTVCHRLTAYPTLKVLQCGDPTGTGEGGPGYEYKDELPVDLPPAPSDPTGTRRLYGRGLLAMANAGPNTNGSQFFVVYGDSALRPNYTVFGTVGAAGLKTLDKVAAGGIEPTTQDPEPVDGTPVLRTELLSVRPSCRP
- a CDS encoding CHAT domain-containing protein yields the protein MTAAFQLAGFPHVVGTLWEIDDQIAVNIADAFYTNLTTDEGTLDVSRAAYALHQSVRGVRDGHDLSGQYDRTQTPFLWAAYLHVGA
- a CDS encoding SWIM zinc finger family protein codes for the protein MGEPEKGEIGAGAEVFTAAAAAEAAAHQEQGIRPADEARRALRAARERRQEQQARESSQHPGDPAPRPADAARAALRRPPAPAPAAAPAPEEGTSAADAVPVPAAAPVPPADAVPPADKPGTPTAPPAPTGSRPGDIAREALRAARAQTRQGSAETEPREQAGREPVRSGPRPRTDAHPSEARRPGRTRDHVADERARVVRELLADAFRMPPEETPEQEPELAPETEPDPGPQMEPEPEPEPEPDRYNAPPTPRSMAAPSRDGDHRRTFPALPVLPALPAFPPRTGGAFAETWWGNAWVSALEEGALDPKRLVRGRGYAEQGHVDAITVTPGLVLAYVQGSRPRPYRVQVRLRTLGEEDWERFLDAAVERPGHIAALLDKEMPESLADCGVPLLPGPGDLDPHCSCPDHGRPCKHAAALCYQTARLLDADPFVLLLLRGRGEREVLDELSRRNATRAARAAQEQQPEPLPGVRAVEALAERRLPPLPAPLPGPPHPEQPPAYPSAPNGPDSFALDHLATDAAARAHALLTTGHDEIGELTLWQDAVRLAASRPGSGLTATTRALYASLALAAGRTPSELARAVAAWRQGGPDGLTVLEETWDPPAGRFDRARPLLLAADLPAFRPRRNHLTHPRGHVQLRFGRDGLWYAYESEPGHDDWWPRGTPDPDPVGALTGLGASDEL
- a CDS encoding CHAT domain-containing protein, translating into MTRSATEASCPRSPRVWWAPGGLLGQLPLHAVGYHTDSASDPRRRTVMDRVVSSYTPTVRALRYTRRHPPGPRSRTQALIVAMPTTPGLPDHGWLDHVGAEVAMLGDRLPNHMLLREPARPTAISPTLNVLYRPRPTS